The Callospermophilus lateralis isolate mCalLat2 chromosome 3, mCalLat2.hap1, whole genome shotgun sequence genome has a segment encoding these proteins:
- the Exoc3l4 gene encoding exocyst complex component 3-like protein 4 — MLSPRTVTPGPELQSPKEPELKTQTPAQGTGQISSGKEPNAHHEDTTRPGLDTLKRAFSWASQKASQASKEDQGRLRRSSLFRSFRRTPDEGRAAGHSQGAAMAEEPCVFTDGVSQQASTRVGPGDLEPEAEGKSVADLITERQLVAAFEQLRYLETKLVAEKASRTFEQDPTAFARRAMDVCLHYDGLAAEIGAIVRETLGPEGIDQAALVEVARLVRAEEEAHPALPADGDFLRTPRHWRQHWEDAVRRSAQERVQQSDAGLTSEPDKDASDLAQLLAELGGLVRRDLQKVRLVVQPAYAAAGFPAWETYLRAFHSAVAQRLQELAQAARGCEQLYLLLDWAANVYGSPDFLGAPDLALLTEPLPPLLAPDVWARLESDYTSFLETKIASCFESILQLEQNRWAAGEAPEVLQGLYHASLSIDVHMLVAEHVKAAGAISAELEATTLRICARALRLFLPRFEKSFLESEAVSEPHLGAYINACEELRTSLLARFPGTREELEKPLVSSTCNFQKHLLQGLQHDVQPLFRALSTKSWLTQDTLHPIMDKVVAFAHHLKHVTPTLAKETLQEVHRYIVREYLAQALRPRERFRGVERVNGSQKMNLDAQAISDTFQGLGSEATWLNQAIPCLAEILGESYKDDIQRHLETLIQSYPDIRQNHILAILALRRLRRRRNQSLLQRAQDLLRATAEAGGSGTTQDRVLFAEIELSTFRIQLITCIQGSLA; from the exons ATGCTATCACCACGGACAGTGACCCCTGGGCCAGAGCTGCAGAGCCCCAAGGAGCCTGAGCTGAAAACCCAGACCCCAGCTCAGGGTACTGGGCAGATCAGCAGTGGAAAGGAGCCCAACGCCCACCATGAGGATACCACAAGGCCAGGCCTGGACACCCTGAAGCGGGCCTTCTCCTGGGCAAGCCAGAAGGCCTCTCAGGCCTCCAAGGAGGACCAAGGCCGGCTCAGGCGAAGCTCCCTGTTCCGGTCTTTCCGGCGTACTCCAGATGAAGGTCGAGCTGCTGGCCACTCCCAGGGGGCTGCTATGGCAGAGGAGCCCTGTGTGTTCACAGATGGTGTCAGCCAGCAGGCATCCACCCGGGTGGGGCCTGGGGACCTGGAACCTGAGGCAG AAGGCAAATCTGTGGCTGACCTCATCACTGAGCGGCAGCTGGTAGCAGCTTTCGAACAGCTCCGGTACCTGGAGACAAAGCTGGTAGCAGAGAAAGCCTCTCGCACCTTTGAGCAGGACCCCACCGCCTTTGCGCGGCGTGCCATGGACGTGTGCCTACATTACGATGGGCTGGCGGCGGAGATTGGCGCCATCGTGCGCGAGACATTGGGTCCCGAAGGCATAGACCAGGCCGCGCTTGTTGAAGTGGCCCGGCTGGTGCGCGCTGAAGAGGAGGCCCACCCGGCGCTCCCAGCCGACGGCGACTTCCTGCGCACACCCCGCCACTGGCGCCAGCACTGGGAGGACGCGGTGCGGCGCAGCGCGCAGGAGCGAGTGCAGCAGTCAGACGCCGGGCTGACTTCTGAGCCTGACAAGGACGCTTCCGACCTAGCCCAGCTTCTGGCAGAGCTTGGTGGCTTGGTTCGACGCGATCTGCAGAAGGTGCGGCTGGTGGTGCAACCGGCTTACGCAGCCGCCGGCTTCCCAGCGTGGGAAACCTACCTCCGCGCCTTCCACAGCGCAGTGGCCCAACGCCTGCAGGAGCTCGCGCAAGCCGCCCGCGGCTGTGAGCAGCTCTACCTTCTGCTGGACTGGGCAGCCAATGTCTATGGCAG CCCTGACTTCCTGGGCGCCCCGGACCTGGCACTGCTCACGGAACCGCTGCCCCCACTCCTAGCGCCTGACGTGTGGGCTCGACTGGAGAGCGACTACACCAGTTTCTTGGAG ACCAAGATCGCAAGCTGCTTCGAGAGTATCCTGCAGCTGGAGCAGAATCGCTGGGCAGCCGGGGAAGCCCCTGAGGTGCTTCAGGGCCTCTACCATGCATCCCTGTCCATTGATGTCCACATG CTGGTGGCGGAGCATGTGAAAGCAGCCGGCGCTATCTCCGCGGAGCTGGAAGCCACCACCCTGCGGATCTGCGCGCGGGCGCTGCGCCTGTTCCTGCCCAG GTTTGAAAAGTCTTTTCTGGAGTCGGAGGCGGTGAGCGAGCCGCACCTGGGCGCCTACATTAACGCCTGCGAGGAGCTGAG GACCAGTCTTCTGGCCAGGTTCCCAGGAACTCGAGAGGAGCTGGAGAAGCCGCTAGTGTCTTCTACCTGTAACTTCCAGAAGCACTTGCTCCAGGGCTTGCAGCATGATGTGCAG CCACTCTTCAGGGCCCTAAGCACCAAGAGCTGGCTGACACAGGACACACTGCATCCCATCATGGACAAGGTGGTGGCCTTTGCCCACCACCTCAAGCATGTAACCCCAACACTGGCAAAG GAGACTCTGCAGGAGGTGCACCGTTACATTGTCCGGGAGTACCTGGCACAGGCATTGAGGCCCCGTGAGCGGTTTCGGGGCGTGGAGCGTGTGAATGGCTCCCAGAAGATGAATCTGGATGCCCAGGCAATCAGTGACACCTTCCAGGGCCTG GGCTCTGAAGCCACATGGCTTAACCAAGCCATCCCTTGCCTGGCGGAGATCCTGGGTGAGAGTTACAAAGACGACATCCAACGGCACCTGGAGACACTCATCCAGAGCTACCCTGACATCAG GCAAAACCACATACTGGCCATTCTGGCACTGCGCAGACTGCGCCGCCGTCGGAACCAGAGCCTCCTGCAGCGTGCCCAGGACCTGCTGAGGGCTACAGCTGAGGCTGGGGGCTCAGGGACCACTCAGGACCGCGTGCTCTTCGCGGAGATCGAGTTGTCTACTTTCAGGATCCAGCTGATCACTTGCATCCAGGGCTCCCTGGCCTGA